The genomic region GACGTTGCGCGCAAACTCTATGAAAAGGTAAGCAAGCGGGACCAGGGTGACGATGGCGAGGCAGCCGATGACCGGCTGGTAACCGAACTTACACAGCGCCACGCCGGGGCGGACAGGGAAAAAGCACTGAGCCAATGAGCAATGACGGAAACGGCCAGACCTTCTCCAAGATGAACAGCAGCCTCAAGGAGAACCTACTGGACAGGATGAGGAACACGCATCAATCGTCGGAGCGCAACCGGATGGCGCGCTCGGAACGGGAGTTGCCAGCCCCTCCCCGTCGCCGCCAGGCGCGCTTCGAGGATCTTCCCGAATATAAGCAAGTGATTACGCAGAAATTCGCGAGCGAGCAGCTGGGCATCGCCAATCCCTTCTATCGGGCACACCAGACGGCTGCCGGCGCGACGACGGTGATCGACGGCCGCACGATGATCAACTTCGCCTCCTACGATTACCTCGGGCTGAACCGCCACGCCCACGTACTCGACAGAGCGCGCGACACGATCGGGAACTTCGGCATTTCCGCCTCCGCGAGCAGGCTCGTTGCCGGCGAGCGGCCCGTGCATGTCGAGCTCGAGGAAAAGATCGCGCGCTTCTACGGCGTCGAAGCGGCGGTTTGTTTCGTCAGCGGCTATCTCACCAACGTTGCCGCCATCAGCTGCCTGATGGGTCCCAAGGATCTCGTCATCCATGACGAGTTCATCCACAACAGCGCGCTCGCCGGCATCAAGCTTTCCGGCGCCACGCGCCGCCTCTTCAAGCACAACGACACGGCCGATCTCGAGCATGTGCTGCGCACGGTCGCCGGAGAATATCGTCACATCATGGTCATCGTCGAAGGCATTTATTCGATGGACGGCGATGTCGCGAACCTTCCTGCCCTGCTGAAGCTCAAGGCCGAATATGGTTTCTGGCTGATGGTCGACGAGGCCCATTCACTGGGCGTTCTCGGGCCGCACGGCAAGGGGCTCGCCGAACACTTCGGCGTCGATCCCCACGAGGTCGACATCTGGATGGGAACGCTGTCGAAAACGACGTCGAGCTGCGGCGGCTATATTGCCGGGAACGAGGCATTGGCGGCGGTGCTTAAAGCATCGGCCGGTGGCTTCGTCTACAGCGTCGGCCTGGCACCGGTGCTCGGCGCTTCAGCGGTCGCAAGCCTCGATATCCTCGAACGCGAACCCGAACGCACCGCGGCGCTCAGGCGCAACGGCGGCCTGTTCCTCAAGCTCGCCAAGGAAGCAGGCCTCGATACGGGCTTGAGCGGCGGCTTCTCGGTCGTTCCCGTCATCGTCGGCGATTCGTTGCGCGCGGTGCAGCTTTCCAACGATCTGCTCGCGGCGGGAGTGAATGTGCTGCCGATCATCCATCCTGCCGTACCGGAAGGATCGGCGCGGCTGCGCTTCTTCATTACCAGCGATCACACGAAGGAGCAGATCCGCCGTACCGTCGCGCTGACCGCCGAGCGCCTCAAGGATTTGACCGAACGGAATTTCGGGCTTGGCGGAGTCGATATCGAACAGATGTTGAAGGCGCTCTCGGCGCGCTAGTCATTACGCAATTCCAGGCGGAAAACCGTTACAGACGTGAATTGCAGTGAAACCTCTGTCCCCTTGAGCCGCAGGCGGAACCTCAGCATGACCCATGTGATCATCACCGGTGGCTCGAGCGGCATAGGCCTGGCACTAGCATCCGTCTACGCGAGCCGGGGCGCACGGCTTTCTCTCATCGCACGTTCCCGCGATCTTCTGGACCAGGCCAAAGAAATGCTTGTCTCGGAGCATGGTGCAATGGCCGGAGATATCCACGTGGAGGCAGCCGACGTTGCCCGCGAGGAAGAAATCGAAACGGCCATTCGACGCTGCACCGAAACATTCGGCCCCTGCGACATTCTCGTGACCTCGGCCGGCATCGTCGAACCGGCACCTTTCGAGGAGCAGCAAAGCACGATCTTTCGCCGACAGATCGAAACGAACCTCTGCGGCACGGTGCATGCCGTACGCGCCGTCTATCCGGAAATGAAGCGGCGGCGCAGCGGCCGCATCATGATGATCTCCTCGGGCGCCGGCTTGATCGGTATTCACGGCTATACCGCCTATAGCGCGTCGAAATTCGCGTTGCACGGCTTTGCCCAGGCGCTCAGAAGCGAGGCGCGCCGCCACAATGTCGGAGTGTCGGTCAGCTTTCCGCCCGATACCAAGACACCGCAGCTCGCGCGAGAACTCGGCCAGCGGCCGCCCGAAGCAACCGTGGTGATGGGGGCGGTGCGGCCCTGGACCGCCGAAGCGGTCGCAAGCAGGCTCGTGAAGGCCATCGACCGGCGGCGGCCTGAAGTCTATTTCGGCCTTACGCTTTTCCTGCTCGGCCGCTTCGGACCGGCCGTCAGACCGCTCCTCGACTGGTGGTTCGACAGGGCAATCGCCCGTAATAGTGGACGGTGAAGGCACCGGGGTGCGGCCGCGCTTGTGCCGGCCAACGTTAGCATTTAAGTGTCGAGCGACGGCCTGCTGCCGAGGCGGCGTCGGCGGTGAAATGGCTCAAAGGTATCGGCTTGGCGCTTCTTCCCTTCCAACTGCATGACTACCCGGCAGCGCTGACCCTCTTTTGCTATCTCCTGTCCTGTGCGGTGATTTTCTTCACGGATCGCTTCGCTCTGCCGGCACGCGAGCGCAGGAGAAACAGGCCTCCCTACGGACGCAATCATGATATCATCGACGCGCTCGCACGCCTGCCGGTCATAGCACTCGTCTTTGCTGGTTTTTTCGCGATTTCCTGGCGGCCCCTCTATGCCGCTGCCGGAGTCATGAGCTTCTTTATCATCTTCACCGGCATTTCCCGCGCGAAGTTCAAGTTCATCCGCGAGCCGCTGGTTTTCTCAGACATCGCCCTTGTTGCGGACGTCTTCAAATACAAGACGATCTTCTACGCGACTTCGCTGAATATCCTGTTCTGGATCGTCGCATTCCTTTACGTGTTCGGCGTCTCCGCACTCTACATGTATTTCGAGCCGAGCATCTTGCCCGCGGGAGGCAAGTTGTTCTGGATTCTGCTGATGATCCTCGCGGCAAGCGCGCCTTGGGGGCTATTGTTCTATGGTCCGGTGAACCGGCCGACAGCGGCCCTCGTGCAAAAGCTCGTAAAGGCCGTCAAGGTCAAGACGAATACGGTGCGCTTTGGGACGTTTGCCTCTGTCGTCTTCCATTTCATCATATGGCTGGGCGTGAAACGCGAAAAAATCGTCGCCGAGCTCTCTGAACGGCTTCGCGCCGTCGTGCTGGATCTGATCGGGCACGAGGAAGCCCCGCTGATCATCGTCTGGCAATCGGAATCCTTCATCGACATGCGCCACTTCGGCGTCAAGACGATCAAGCTGCCGACAATCGACCGGCTGCGCAAACAGGCGATACAGTGGGGCCGCCTCAGCAACGTGTTCGAGGGCGGCTATACCTTGCGTACCGAGTTCGCTGTGCTGAGCGGACTTGTGCCGGACGATCTCCATGTCGATGCGAGCTATCCCTATCTGCGCGCCTCCCATTACGCAGATGTCGTCTGGCCGGGAAAACTGAAGCGCGCCGGCTGGCATACACACTTCATCCACCCTTATGACCGCACGTTCTTTCTCCGGCACAAGGCAATGCCACAGCTTGGCTTCGACAAGCTCACCATGCTGGACGCCTTCGACCACAAGCCCGAGCGCGACGGGCTCTATGTGTCCGACGCGAAACTGACAGAAAGAGTGATCGCGGAAGTCGAAAAGCTTCCGGAAGACGAAAGCGGCTTTTTCTTCGTCGCGTCCATGGCCAATCACGGCCCGTGGGAGCCCGGCCGCGTGGACACGCTCACGAATCCCGTCGATATCTACATGGAAATCCTGCAGCAGTCGGATGCTGCCCTCAAGCAGCTGGTCGACAGTCTCAACAAGCTCGAGCGTCCCGTCTGGCTCGTGTTCTACGGCGACCATGCGCCTCTGCTGAAATCCTTCGCGGACCCGTTCCCGGATCCCCGGACGGACTATTTCATCGTGCCGCTCGCCAAGGCCCGCCCCGCCCAATCCGGTGCGAAAGCACCCAAGGACGAGGACCCCTGGAACCTGATACGGTCGCTGCTCAGATATGCGAACCTGCAAAAGGATGCGCTGCAATAGCGGCGGCGACTGGCAATGACAGCGGACACGACGATCAATCGCTCGACACCAAGGACATTCCTGTTTCTACAGGGTCCCTCGTCGCCGATCTTTGCCAAGATCGCAGACCGGCTCGAGGCATTGGGCCACACTTGCCTTCGCATCAACCTCAATGTCGGCGACCAGATCTTCTGGCGACGCGGAGGCGCCTTCAATTACCGCGGTTCCATGTCGGCGTGGCCAGCCTTTGTTGAGGCCTTCATCCGTCGCCGCGCCGTTACCGACCTCGTGCTCCTTGGCGAAGAGCGCCCCTACCATCAGGCCGCGATCGCCGCTGCCGGCCAGACAGGCGTTGCCGTCTTCATCGTGGAGATGGGCTATTTGCGCCCGGACTGGTTGACGCTGGAGCGTGGCGGCATGTCGTCCAACTCGCATTTTCCAGCCGAACCAGACCAGATCCTCAGCGCGGCTGCCGGCCTGCCGGAACCGGACTGGCGGCGGCGTTACGAGCAGTCCTTCCTCGCCGAAGCAACCTGCGATCTGCTTTACAATCTTCCGAACGTCTTCCTTTTCTTTCTTTTTCCGGGCTATCGCCGGCACGGGATATTTCATCCCCTGGCGGAATATGCGGGGTGGCTCTTGCGCCTAACCACGCAGAGGCGGCGACAACGCGCAGCCGATGCCCTCATCCGCTCGCTAGCCTCGGAGGGCAGCGATTATTTCGTCTATCCGCTGCAGTTGGAGACCGACTATCAACTGCGTGCGCACTCGCCGTTCAACAGCCAGAAGGAAGCGATCCGCGCGATCCTCGCCTCTTTCGCACACCACGCCCCCGCGGGCAGCAAACTTGCGATCAAGACCCACCCCCTGGACAATGGCCTCATCCGCTGGCGCAAGGTCGTCGCTGAAGCAGCAGCCAAGACCGGAATCGCGGACCGCGTCGCTTATCTCGACGGCGGCAATCTGGACGCTTTGGCGCAGGGGAGCGCGGGCGTCGTCACGGTCAACTCGACCGCCGGTCTGCATGCGTTGAAACAGGGCAAGCCCGTAAAAGTGCTCGGCAGTGCCGTATTCGACATTGCTGGGCTCACCGATCAGCAGCCGCTGGATGCGTTCTGGCAAACGCCTCGAGGGCCGGATGCCGCCTTGAGTGCGGCCTTGTTCAGATTGATGGCCGCGGCAATCCAGGTGCGCGGTAATTTCTATTCGAGCGCAGGCACTAGCGCCGGCGCAAACGCGATCGCGGAGCGTTTGCATCAGGGCGTCGTCAACGAGCCCGGGGCCTTCATCGACCCTCCGCCCAGGCGAAAACCGGCGAAAAGCGCGCGCCCTGTTGCACTTGGGGGCGGCTGACGTCATCGCCCGCCGTTGACGGTCGGATCACGCCACGCCGGCGCGCAAGAGGTCGTGAATGTGCAGGATGCCGACCGGGAGCCCGGCGTCGTCGACCAGGAAAAGGACGGTCACCTTGTTCTCCTGCATGAACTCCATGGCGGCGCTGGCAAGGACATCGCCTTTGACGACCCTCGGATTGCGCGACATCACGTCCTCGACCCGCTGAAGCAGCAGATCCCCCGCCATGTGGCGGCGCAGGTCGCCGTCGGTAATCACACCGATCAGCGTGCCGCCTTCTTCGACAATGCCGACAACGCCAAATCCCTTCGACGACATCTCGATGACCGCTTCGCTCATCGGACGGCCGACCGAAAGCAGCGGCACCTGTTCTGCCACATGCGCCAGTTCATGCACCAGGCGCAGTTGCGCGCCGAGCTTGCCGCCGGGGTGGAATGTCTTGAAATCTTCAGCCGAGAACCCGCGTCGCTCGAGGAGCGCGATCGCCAAGGCGTCTCCGACCGCGAGCTGCAGCATGGCGGACGTCGTGGGCGCGAGGCCGTGCGGACAGGCCTCCGGCACCTTGGGCAGCACCAGGGCAACGTCGGAGTTGCGGGCAAGGATGCTGTCGCGATTGGCGCAGATCGAAATGACTGGCACCTTGAAGCGCTTGGCATAGGTGAGCATGTTGCCAAGCTCGGCCGTCTCTCCCGACCAGGAAAGCAGGATCAGAACATCCTGCGACGTGACCATACCGAGATCGCCATGGCTCGCCTCGGTCGGATGGACGAAATAGGCGGACGTGCCGGTGGACGCCATGGTCGCCGCGATCTTGCGGCCGATATGGCCGCTCTTGCCGACGCCCGACACGACGACCCGGCCCTCGCTGTCGCCGATCAATTCGACCGCGTCCACAAGGCTGCGCGCAAAGACTTCATCCGTCGTCAGGTGATCGGCGAGAGCCTTGATCCCATTGGTTGCGGTCGTCAGCGTCCTGCCGATCGAATCCAGCATGGCGGAGCGGGATTGCCCATCCGCCTTCACTTGTCTCAAGCCCATCGTTGACCCTAGTCCCCGCAACGAAATTGTCCGAAAGCCCGCCGTTTCAGCGGCAATTTGAGTATATAGAAGGCAGATAAGCGCTTTTTCTTGGCAAACCAAGTCTATTTACGACTGTTTGCACTGAAACCGGCAGTCTTCGGCCGTCAGCCCGCGCGTTTTTCCTCGATAATCTCGTGCGGCGGCTCACCGTCGCGCGCAAATTCCGCGAGCGTCATCGAATCGAGAATGGAGGCGATGGCATCTCGAACCGTCGTCATCGATATCCGTACACGACAGGTCTCGGGGTCGCTGCAGTCTTCGCAGACCTCATAGGCCGTGCGACTGGCGCAACGGATCGGTGCGAGGGGACCGTCCAGCGTGCGTATGACATGGCCGATGCGAATCTCCGATGCCGGGCGAGAAAGCGAATAGCCGCCACCTGGTCCCTTCTTGGAACGGAGCATGCCGGCGTTGCGCAATTCGAGCAGAATCGTATCGAGGAATTTTTTTGGAATGTTGTTGCGCTGGGCGATTTCATTGATGAAGGCGGTCTCGCCAGGTTCGAGGCGCGCCAGATCGACGAGGGCCTTGAGGCCGTATTTTCCTTTCTTCGTCAGCATTCCCAGAAATTCCCCTCCCGGTCCCCAAACGGCGGGACCGTTGGCAACAACACAATCCTGTCTTGGCATAGCACAAGAAACGCCCCGCCAATACACAATTTTGGTGGACAATTCGGGAGGATGAACTTCAAATTTGATGGATTTGCTGCCGCATTGCGGCGGAGGCTACAGCGCCGCGCGTCTCATCAGACGCGCAAAGGACGCTGTATCACCTTGAGTTGCTGCATGTTTTCAACCTTAAATCGACTACGATTTAAGGAAACATGCAGTAGATCACGCCGCCGCAATGCCAACCTGATGGTTTCTGGCGCCCTGGCCGGAGAGCAGACGGCTGATCGCCGCACGCGCTTCATCGGCCGAGCGGAAACGCTGCGCGTCCAAGTCCCAGACGTGATACTTCACGGCCAAGAACTTCAACCGGTCCTCGTCAGGGACAACAACGCCGACGGCCTCGCCGCCATATTCGATAACTTGCTTGCTCATGTAATAACGCTCCTCCACGCCCCGCGGCGCGGATCATTCGATTCTCGGCAAAAAGGTGAATTCGGGAAGTTCAGACAGTCACATTCGGCGAAGTGCGCGAAGGTGACGTTTCACTGTTGCACGACAATAGGAACGCGAGCCGCAGAAAGCGGCGGTCGAGACGATTCCGGACATGTCACTCTCCTTTGGCTGGGGCCGGGCGCATCGCACGCCGCGGCGGTTCATGAACAATGTGAGGCGGACTCCTTCCGCGTCACGGTCTGCAAACTAGAATAATCTACCAAATTAGTCAATTCCAAAAACAAAGAGGAGAAAAATAATTCTCTACGCTCCCGTTTTGAACCGTCATGGCGACAATTCTATTTTTGTCGTCCTCGCTGAGAACTCTCACGCTATCTAGGTAGCGACGAATCAATCTGCAAGGGACGATGCTATAAAGACAGCACTTTCGGACGAAAAAGGGGCGGCCGTCGGCCGCCCCTTTTGGTTTTGTCATTTGTGATCGGATCAGGCCGTCGGCGCTCCCGGCTGCTGCGTCGCACTGCGAGCCGCCTCGCGGTCCTTCCACCAGCGGCTCAGGAACAGGAGGATCGGTCCACCGATATAGATCGACGAGGTCGTGGCGACGATGACGCCGAACATCATCGGCCAGGCGAAGCTGCGCACCGTTTCGCCGCCCCAGATCGCCATCGGCACCAGCGAAAGGGCCGTCGCCAGCGAGGTGAAGATGCATCGCGCAATCACCTGGTTGATGCTCATGTCGATGAGATCGGAGAAGGGCATCGACTTATACTTGCGCAGGTTTTCGCGCATGCGGTCGTAGACGACCACCTTGTCGTTCACCGAATAGCCGATCATCGTCAGCAGCGCGGCGATTGCCGTCAGGTTGAAGTCCACGCCGGTCAAGGCGAAGAAGCCCACCGTCTTGGTGATGTCGAGCAAGAGCACCGCGATCGCGCCGACGGCGAAGTGCCACTCGAAGCGGAGCCAGATGTAGAGCAGGATCGCCACCATCGCGAGACCGACGGCGAGGAAGCCGGAACGCTGCAACTCGCCGCTGATCGTCGGCCCGACGACCTCGGTCCGCTCCAGGGTCGAGCCGGGAACGGACGCCGTCACCGCCTCCTTGATCCGGTTCAGCGCCGCCGTCTGCTCCTGCTCGCCGCCCGGCTGCCGCTGGACGCGGATCAGCACCGATTGGCCGCCGCCGAAGTCCTGCAGCGCCACCTCACCGAGGTTGAGCTCCTCAAGGCTCTGGCGTAGCGTCGCCAGATCGATCTTGTCCTTCGACACCGCCTCGACCTGAATACCGCCGATGAAATCGATGCCGTAATTCAGGCCCGGCGTGAAGAACAGGACGACGGAACTGATCGACAGGAAGGCCGAAAAGCCGATCGCCTGGAAGCGTCGCTTCATGAAGGAGAAGGTCGGCAGGTGCGGCACGCGACCGAAGAGCGACGGAATCTCCAGCTTCTTCATCTTGCGGCGGACAACGACCTCGCGCATCAAGAGGCGCACGACCGTGACCGACGTGAACATCGAGATGACGATGCCGAGCATCATGGTGACGGCAAAGCCGCGGACGGGGCCGCTGCCGAGCCAGAACAATAGGATCGTGCCCGCAAGCGTCGTGACGTTGGAGTCGAGAATCGTGGCGTAGGCCTTGTTGAAGCCGACGTCGAGCGCCTTCATCGCGCCGGCGCCCCCTTCCGTCTCTTCGCGGATGCGGGCGTTGATGAGGATGTTGGCGTCGACGGCCATGCCGATGCCGAGGATGATGCCGGCGATACCGGGCAAGGTGAGCGTCGAGCCGATCAGGCCGAGAACGCCGATCGTCATGATCGTGTGCAGCACCAGGCCCACATTGGCGATCATACCCCACGCGCCGTAGAGCACGATCATGAGCGTCACGACGAGACCGAAGCCGGCAAGACCGGTGTAGAGACCCATGCGGATCGAATCGCTGCCGAGGTTCGGGCCGACCGAACGCTCTTCGATGATCGTGAGCGGCGCCGGCAGAGCGCCAGAGCGCAGCAGCGCCGAAAGGACGGTCGCCGACTCGGCAGTGAAGTTGCCGCTGATCTGACCGCGGCCGCCGAGGATCGGCTCGTTGATGACCGGTGCGGTCAGCACCTTGCCGTCGAGGACGATTGCGAAGGGGCGGCCAACATTTTCACGCGTGATTTCGGCGAACTGGCGGGCGCCAAGCGAATCGAAGGTGAAGTCCACGACCGGCTGGTTGGTGCGCTGGTCGAAGCCGACTTTGGCATCGTCGAGGCGCTCG from Sinorhizobium garamanticum harbors:
- the secD gene encoding protein translocase subunit SecD; the encoded protein is MRTSKWAVLAYVAIIIFGCLAAMPSVLPQAMREQFTAVLPFKPVTLGLDLRGGSHLVLEVDGAGLQKARLNTLLDDTRRVLRGERVSASSARISGNSVTVSIADAADREKALPKLQELATPVSTIGFGASAPEVEVTTNGDVVTLAITEAGMADRMTKAVEQSLEIIRNRVDQVGVAEPLIQRIGSNRILVQLPGLQDPTRLRELLGSTAQMSFHMLDQSVDVTQPAPRGVDILPGADDGNRYPVESRVAISGERLDDAKVGFDQRTNQPVVDFTFDSLGARQFAEITRENVGRPFAIVLDGKVLTAPVINEPILGGRGQISGNFTAESATVLSALLRSGALPAPLTIIEERSVGPNLGSDSIRMGLYTGLAGFGLVVTLMIVLYGAWGMIANVGLVLHTIMTIGVLGLIGSTLTLPGIAGIILGIGMAVDANILINARIREETEGGAGAMKALDVGFNKAYATILDSNVTTLAGTILLFWLGSGPVRGFAVTMMLGIVISMFTSVTVVRLLMREVVVRRKMKKLEIPSLFGRVPHLPTFSFMKRRFQAIGFSAFLSISSVVLFFTPGLNYGIDFIGGIQVEAVSKDKIDLATLRQSLEELNLGEVALQDFGGGQSVLIRVQRQPGGEQEQTAALNRIKEAVTASVPGSTLERTEVVGPTISGELQRSGFLAVGLAMVAILLYIWLRFEWHFAVGAIAVLLLDITKTVGFFALTGVDFNLTAIAALLTMIGYSVNDKVVVYDRMRENLRKYKSMPFSDLIDMSINQVIARCIFTSLATALSLVPMAIWGGETVRSFAWPMMFGVIVATTSSIYIGGPILLFLSRWWKDREAARSATQQPGAPTA
- a CDS encoding KpsF/GutQ family sugar-phosphate isomerase, with the protein product MGLRQVKADGQSRSAMLDSIGRTLTTATNGIKALADHLTTDEVFARSLVDAVELIGDSEGRVVVSGVGKSGHIGRKIAATMASTGTSAYFVHPTEASHGDLGMVTSQDVLILLSWSGETAELGNMLTYAKRFKVPVISICANRDSILARNSDVALVLPKVPEACPHGLAPTTSAMLQLAVGDALAIALLERRGFSAEDFKTFHPGGKLGAQLRLVHELAHVAEQVPLLSVGRPMSEAVIEMSSKGFGVVGIVEEGGTLIGVITDGDLRRHMAGDLLLQRVEDVMSRNPRVVKGDVLASAAMEFMQENKVTVLFLVDDAGLPVGILHIHDLLRAGVA
- a CDS encoding capsule biosynthesis protein, with the translated sequence MTADTTINRSTPRTFLFLQGPSSPIFAKIADRLEALGHTCLRINLNVGDQIFWRRGGAFNYRGSMSAWPAFVEAFIRRRAVTDLVLLGEERPYHQAAIAAAGQTGVAVFIVEMGYLRPDWLTLERGGMSSNSHFPAEPDQILSAAAGLPEPDWRRRYEQSFLAEATCDLLYNLPNVFLFFLFPGYRRHGIFHPLAEYAGWLLRLTTQRRRQRAADALIRSLASEGSDYFVYPLQLETDYQLRAHSPFNSQKEAIRAILASFAHHAPAGSKLAIKTHPLDNGLIRWRKVVAEAAAKTGIADRVAYLDGGNLDALAQGSAGVVTVNSTAGLHALKQGKPVKVLGSAVFDIAGLTDQQPLDAFWQTPRGPDAALSAALFRLMAAAIQVRGNFYSSAGTSAGANAIAERLHQGVVNEPGAFIDPPPRRKPAKSARPVALGGG
- a CDS encoding LTA synthase family protein, whose translation is MKWLKGIGLALLPFQLHDYPAALTLFCYLLSCAVIFFTDRFALPARERRRNRPPYGRNHDIIDALARLPVIALVFAGFFAISWRPLYAAAGVMSFFIIFTGISRAKFKFIREPLVFSDIALVADVFKYKTIFYATSLNILFWIVAFLYVFGVSALYMYFEPSILPAGGKLFWILLMILAASAPWGLLFYGPVNRPTAALVQKLVKAVKVKTNTVRFGTFASVVFHFIIWLGVKREKIVAELSERLRAVVLDLIGHEEAPLIIVWQSESFIDMRHFGVKTIKLPTIDRLRKQAIQWGRLSNVFEGGYTLRTEFAVLSGLVPDDLHVDASYPYLRASHYADVVWPGKLKRAGWHTHFIHPYDRTFFLRHKAMPQLGFDKLTMLDAFDHKPERDGLYVSDAKLTERVIAEVEKLPEDESGFFFVASMANHGPWEPGRVDTLTNPVDIYMEILQQSDAALKQLVDSLNKLERPVWLVFYGDHAPLLKSFADPFPDPRTDYFIVPLAKARPAQSGAKAPKDEDPWNLIRSLLRYANLQKDALQ
- a CDS encoding RrF2 family transcriptional regulator translates to MLTKKGKYGLKALVDLARLEPGETAFINEIAQRNNIPKKFLDTILLELRNAGMLRSKKGPGGGYSLSRPASEIRIGHVIRTLDGPLAPIRCASRTAYEVCEDCSDPETCRVRISMTTVRDAIASILDSMTLAEFARDGEPPHEIIEEKRAG
- a CDS encoding SDR family oxidoreductase, with product MTHVIITGGSSGIGLALASVYASRGARLSLIARSRDLLDQAKEMLVSEHGAMAGDIHVEAADVAREEEIETAIRRCTETFGPCDILVTSAGIVEPAPFEEQQSTIFRRQIETNLCGTVHAVRAVYPEMKRRRSGRIMMISSGAGLIGIHGYTAYSASKFALHGFAQALRSEARRHNVGVSVSFPPDTKTPQLARELGQRPPEATVVMGAVRPWTAEAVASRLVKAIDRRRPEVYFGLTLFLLGRFGPAVRPLLDWWFDRAIARNSGR
- a CDS encoding aminotransferase class I/II-fold pyridoxal phosphate-dependent enzyme produces the protein MSNDGNGQTFSKMNSSLKENLLDRMRNTHQSSERNRMARSERELPAPPRRRQARFEDLPEYKQVITQKFASEQLGIANPFYRAHQTAAGATTVIDGRTMINFASYDYLGLNRHAHVLDRARDTIGNFGISASASRLVAGERPVHVELEEKIARFYGVEAAVCFVSGYLTNVAAISCLMGPKDLVIHDEFIHNSALAGIKLSGATRRLFKHNDTADLEHVLRTVAGEYRHIMVIVEGIYSMDGDVANLPALLKLKAEYGFWLMVDEAHSLGVLGPHGKGLAEHFGVDPHEVDIWMGTLSKTTSSCGGYIAGNEALAAVLKASAGGFVYSVGLAPVLGASAVASLDILEREPERTAALRRNGGLFLKLAKEAGLDTGLSGGFSVVPVIVGDSLRAVQLSNDLLAAGVNVLPIIHPAVPEGSARLRFFITSDHTKEQIRRTVALTAERLKDLTERNFGLGGVDIEQMLKALSAR